One segment of Fuscovulum ytuae DNA contains the following:
- a CDS encoding TRAP transporter small permease: MTALFHRLDGAIMWAMGLVVIMTNLAVTVLILFLVLARFVLGWSVVGVLELATLSAMWLYMCGAVIAARNRQHLVVDFLSQALPTPRAKALHDLAVSIIMVVLSLFFMGLARDMVDWSIARPQTTAALSLPLMIPQSAIVLASALFIIYAFRDLVIAARVVLGISSREAGEL; this comes from the coding sequence ATGACTGCGCTATTTCATCGGCTCGACGGGGCTATCATGTGGGCGATGGGCCTTGTGGTCATCATGACCAATCTGGCGGTGACGGTCCTGATCCTGTTTCTGGTGCTGGCCCGCTTCGTCCTTGGCTGGTCGGTCGTGGGGGTGCTGGAATTGGCAACCCTATCGGCGATGTGGCTTTACATGTGCGGGGCGGTGATTGCTGCGCGCAACCGGCAACATCTCGTGGTCGACTTTCTGTCCCAGGCGTTGCCGACCCCGCGCGCCAAGGCCCTGCATGATCTGGCCGTGTCGATCATCATGGTGGTCCTTAGCCTGTTTTTCATGGGCCTAGCTCGTGACATGGTGGACTGGTCGATTGCCCGACCGCAAACGACAGCCGCGCTCAGCCTACCGCTGATGATCCCACAGTCGGCCATCGTTTTGGCGTCTGCGCTATTCATCATCTACGCCTTTCGCGATCTGGTCATCGCCGCCAGGGTCGTTCTGGGCATCTCCTCGCGCGAAGCCGGGGAGCTCTGA
- a CDS encoding TRAP transporter large permease, protein MEAIYAIGLLMALMIFGVPVAWSFAGVLMFLVWAYDVNTTTLLLQGFRSLDSVILLALPLFVLAGYLMQSGGVAERLIRFMALVLRGRKGGMGGAMIATSGVFGAISGTATAAVASIGTIMIDPLTERGYPRGYSSALLGMSSLLGILIPPSITLILFGVVTKQSITALFAATVVPGLLLMLGLMIFNKIITRRLLKDTPERTAALQRQRSGDSASRLTLSALPALMMPLIILGGIYGGIFTPTEAAAVALFMAILIGFFIYRDLTLARFRQSLLEAGETTGTIILILLFSFMIGRIMVAEGVPQDLTEAATKVTDNTILILLLVNAFLIFVGMIMDDLSVTVVIAPLMMPLVVSHGVDPIHYASIVACSVVIGANSPPVAPILYMACRIGKVSIHYAVVPALQLIAFVALPVMLLVTFVPELSLFLPRLLGF, encoded by the coding sequence ATGGAAGCGATATATGCAATCGGACTTCTAATGGCGTTGATGATCTTTGGCGTTCCGGTCGCATGGTCCTTTGCCGGGGTGCTGATGTTTCTGGTCTGGGCCTATGACGTGAACACGACGACCCTGCTATTGCAGGGGTTCCGCTCACTCGACTCTGTCATCCTGCTGGCGCTGCCGCTCTTTGTGTTGGCCGGTTACCTGATGCAATCGGGCGGCGTGGCCGAGCGTTTGATCCGCTTCATGGCGTTGGTCTTGCGTGGTCGCAAGGGCGGCATGGGCGGCGCAATGATCGCGACCTCCGGCGTCTTTGGTGCGATTTCTGGCACCGCGACTGCGGCGGTTGCATCGATCGGCACGATCATGATCGACCCACTGACCGAACGCGGCTATCCGCGCGGCTATAGTTCGGCGCTGCTTGGCATGTCGTCCTTGCTAGGCATCCTGATCCCGCCCTCGATCACGCTGATCCTGTTCGGGGTGGTTACCAAACAATCAATCACCGCGCTTTTCGCGGCAACCGTCGTTCCAGGCCTTCTGCTGATGCTGGGCTTGATGATCTTCAACAAGATCATCACCCGGCGATTGCTGAAGGATACGCCCGAACGCACCGCGGCCCTGCAGCGGCAAAGAAGTGGCGACAGCGCGTCGCGGCTAACGCTGAGCGCCCTGCCGGCTCTGATGATGCCGCTCATCATTTTGGGCGGCATCTATGGCGGCATCTTCACCCCTACCGAGGCAGCTGCCGTGGCGTTGTTCATGGCCATACTGATCGGCTTTTTCATCTATCGCGATTTGACCTTGGCGCGCTTCCGTCAAAGCCTGCTCGAGGCCGGCGAGACGACCGGAACCATCATCCTGATCCTGCTGTTTTCTTTCATGATTGGCCGGATCATGGTCGCCGAAGGCGTGCCGCAGGACCTGACCGAAGCAGCCACAAAAGTCACCGACAACACGATTTTGATACTGCTTCTGGTCAATGCCTTTCTGATCTTTGTCGGCATGATTATGGACGACCTTTCAGTAACCGTTGTGATCGCCCCGTTGATGATGCCGCTGGTGGTTTCGCATGGGGTTGACCCGATCCACTACGCTTCGATTGTGGCCTGCTCTGTGGTCATCGGTGCCAACAGCCCGCCGGTCGCACCAATCCTCTACATGGCCTGCCGGATTGGCAAAGTGTCGATCCATTATGCCGTCGTACCAGCGTTGCAACTGATTGCCTTCGTCGCTTTGCCGGTGATGTTGCTGGTCACCTTCGTGCCAGAGCTCTCGTTATTCCTTCCGCGCCTTCTCGGCTTCTGA